Below is a genomic region from Deltaproteobacteria bacterium.
GGTCGAGATGGAGGTCGACGGCAAGACCTCCGTAAGCTCGGGGACCGGGGACGGCCCGGTTGACGCAGCCTACAACACCATAGCGTCCATTACCGGGACAAAGAGCAGGCTCCTCAAGTACTCGGTAAACGCCATCACCGGCGGCACCGACGCGCAGGGAGAGGTCTCGGTCAGGGTGGAGGAAGGCGGGCACATTGTGCTCGGCCAGGGCTCACACACCGACATAATAGTCGCGAGCGCGAAGGCCTACATAAACGCGCTCAACAGGCTCGAGCACATGAAGAAGGAGAAGCGCGACACCCCGGTCCTGTAGTGGCGCGCGTCATTCAGGAGTTCAAGCCCGCCAAGGGTTATCCCATTCAGAAAGCGAGAGGTTCTGGAAGAGCATGAGGCAGATGACGATTACGGAGAAGATCCTTGCGAAGCACGCCGGGCTTAAGGAGGTCGCGCCCGGCGAGCTTATAAACGCCAAGGTGGACATCGCGCTCGGGAACGACATAACCGCGCCCATAGCAATACACGAGTTCAGGAACGTCGGCGCAAAGAAGGTCTTTAACAGGAACAAGGTCGTACTTGTCCCCGACCACTTCACGCCTAACAAGGACATAAAGTCCGCCGCCCAGGTAAAAATACTCAGGGAGTTCGCGAAGGAGCAGAAGCTTAAGCACTATTACGAGGGCGGTGATGTGGGCGTTGAGCACGCGCTCCTTCCGGAGAAGGGGATAGTCGTGCCGGGAGACGTCGTCATAGGCGCGGACTCCCATACCTGCACATACGGCGCGCTCGGGGCCTTCTCGACCGGAGTCGGCTCCACCGACCTCGCAGCCGCGATGGTAACCGGCGAGGTGTGGTTCAAGGTCCCGGAGTCCATGAAATTCGTCTTCGAAGGGAAGCTCAACAAGTGGGTGAGCGGCAAGGACCTGATCCTCCGCGTAATAGGCGACATAGGAGTCGATGGCGCGCTCTATAGGGCCATGGAGTTTACCGGCAAGTCCATAGAGAAGCTCTCTATGGACTCTCGTATGTCGATCTGCAACATGGCAATCGAGGCGGGCGCAAAGAGCGGGATAATAGCTCCCGACGCGGTCACTAAGGAATATGTGGACGGCAGGGCCGAAAGGCCGTACAAGTTCTATTCGAGCGACCCCGGCGCAGCATACGTGGAAGTAAGGGAGTACGACTGCTCGGGTATAGAGCCGACGGTAGCCTGCCCGCACCTCCCGGAGAATACTAAAAAGGTATCCGAGCTTAAGAACATTACAATAGACCAGGTCATAATCGGCTCTTGCACGAACGGCAGGCTCGAGGACCTCAAGGTCGCGGCCAGGGTATTGAAGGGGAAGAAGGTCGCGAAATACGTGCGGCTCATCGTAATACCCGCCACCCCGTTCATATACAACGAAGCCATGCGCCTGGGCTACTTCGACATATTCCTCAAGGCCGGGGCCGTCATAAGCCCGCCGACCTGCGGCCCGTGCCTTGGAGGCCACATGGGCATACTCGCGGCCGGTGAGAGGGCGCTTGCGACCACGAACAGGAACTTCGTCGGCAGGATGGGGGACCCGAAGAGCGAGGTCTACCTCGCGAACCCCGCCGTCGCCGCGGCCACGGCCGTAAAGGGGAGGATTGCCCACCCGGACGAGGTATCGAAGTAGGCCCGGAGGGCCGGGCCTCGCGAGACCGCCATGAAAAAGCCCCGCCCCCCGCATTTTTACCTTTACGATTGGCTGGCCCCTCTTTACGATCTGGGGGTCAGGCTCGCGGCCCTTCCTTTCGGCGGAGAGGCCCGCTTGAGGGCGAGGGTCCTTGACGAGGCGGCCGTCAAAGGCGGGCAAAGAATACTGGAGATATTTTCAGGGACGGCGACACTCTCTCTGATGGCGGCGCGGCGCGGGGCTTCCGTATTCGCGCTAGATATTACGGAAGGGATGCTAAAAGCCGCCCGCGAAAAAGCAAGAAACGAAAACCTCGGGATATGGCTCGTAAGGGGAGATGCTGAAATCCTGCCCTTCGCTGACGGGTCTTTTGACAGGGTAATGGCCTCCATGGGGGTCCACGAGGCGAGACCCGAGGCGCTCAGGGGAATACTCTCAGAGGCCGGGAGGGTGCTTAAGCCGGGCGGACAGCTCGCTATATTTGATTTTCACAGGGCCGAGGGGCTTGCAGGCCTTTTGCAGTCACTGGTCTTTACCTTCTTCGAGGGCGAGACGGCCAGGGCATGGGTGAGGGCGGACATCCAGTCGCTCATCTCAAGCCTGGGGTTCAGGGACTTCAGGCGCGTTTTCCTGGCACATAGGTCCTTGCAGCTTGTAACCGCGAAGAGGGCATAGGGCAGCGGACGGCAGGACGGACCTGAATACAAATTTTTTTAGAGGTGAGATGATGAAGCTTAAGGGCAGGGTCTGGAAATACGGAGCCGACATAGATACGGACAAGATAATACCTGCGCGTTATCTGAATACGTCCGATCCGGCGGAGCTTGCGAAGCACTGCATGGAGGACGAGGACCCCTCGTTCGCCTCGAAGGTGCAGCCCGGGGATATGATCCTCGCTGACAAGAACTTCGGGTGCGGCTCATCGAGGGAGCACGCGCCCATCGCCATAAAGGCAGCCGGGGTGGCCTGCGTCATCGCCAAGAGCTTCGCCAGGATATTCTACAGGAACTCATTCAACATGGGGCTTACTATTCTCGAATCGGACGAGGTATACGGGGCTACCGACGACGGGGACGTCCTTGAGATAGACGTCTCGACAGGCTCCATCGTAAACCTCACTAAGGGGAAGAGCTTCACGGCCAGGCCGGTGCCTCCGTTCATGCAGGAGCTTATAAAGGCCGGCGGGCTCATGGAGTCTATAAGGAAGAGGGGGTTTGTATGAAGAGGGAAGGCGCAAAAAGCAAGGTCCTTTCCAGCGAGAAACTGCATATAGAGAACAAGACCCTGTTCGTGGACTTAAAGGAGAACGATGGCGGGAGGTTCCTGCAGGTCGCCGAGCTCTCGAACGACAGGAGGAGCACGGTCGTCATCCCCATAAGCGGCCTGGCCGCCTTCATGGAGGTGCTCCAGAAGGTCGCGAACACCCTGTAAGGTCTCCGCGCAGGCTGCTTCAAGCCGCTCAATCGTCTATCGACTCTAAAACACCGAAGGAGCTTGCAA
It encodes:
- a CDS encoding methyltransferase domain-containing protein, with the translated sequence MKKPRPPHFYLYDWLAPLYDLGVRLAALPFGGEARLRARVLDEAAVKGGQRILEIFSGTATLSLMAARRGASVFALDITEGMLKAAREKARNENLGIWLVRGDAEILPFADGSFDRVMASMGVHEARPEALRGILSEAGRVLKPGGQLAIFDFHRAEGLAGLLQSLVFTFFEGETARAWVRADIQSLISSLGFRDFRRVFLAHRSLQLVTAKRA
- a CDS encoding 3-isopropylmalate dehydratase small subunit, coding for MKLKGRVWKYGADIDTDKIIPARYLNTSDPAELAKHCMEDEDPSFASKVQPGDMILADKNFGCGSSREHAPIAIKAAGVACVIAKSFARIFYRNSFNMGLTILESDEVYGATDDGDVLEIDVSTGSIVNLTKGKSFTARPVPPFMQELIKAGGLMESIRKRGFV
- a CDS encoding DNA-binding protein, which codes for MKREGAKSKVLSSEKLHIENKTLFVDLKENDGGRFLQVAELSNDRRSTVVIPISGLAAFMEVLQKVANTL
- the leuC gene encoding 3-isopropylmalate dehydratase large subunit, coding for MTITEKILAKHAGLKEVAPGELINAKVDIALGNDITAPIAIHEFRNVGAKKVFNRNKVVLVPDHFTPNKDIKSAAQVKILREFAKEQKLKHYYEGGDVGVEHALLPEKGIVVPGDVVIGADSHTCTYGALGAFSTGVGSTDLAAAMVTGEVWFKVPESMKFVFEGKLNKWVSGKDLILRVIGDIGVDGALYRAMEFTGKSIEKLSMDSRMSICNMAIEAGAKSGIIAPDAVTKEYVDGRAERPYKFYSSDPGAAYVEVREYDCSGIEPTVACPHLPENTKKVSELKNITIDQVIIGSCTNGRLEDLKVAARVLKGKKVAKYVRLIVIPATPFIYNEAMRLGYFDIFLKAGAVISPPTCGPCLGGHMGILAAGERALATTNRNFVGRMGDPKSEVYLANPAVAAATAVKGRIAHPDEVSK